A single Paracoccus pantotrophus DNA region contains:
- a CDS encoding HAD-IA family hydrolase: MATLTAARPLDRFSYVTFDVVGTLIDFEGAITGALATIAADAGMTVDGEEALAIYRAARYQPDALRFPDDLGRCYGRIAAATGLPDTPENRRFMIDAVGEAQPFADSVEAMARLKARYKLIAMTNARRWAFEKYEEKLGNPFWASFTTDDTGTEKPDSAFFQQVFDFVGKNGGTKDDILHTAQSQHHDIGISRALGMTNAWIQRRHAQKGYGGTIEPAEFTEPDYHFHALIDLAEAADKAFDN, from the coding sequence ATGGCCACCCTGACGGCGGCAAGACCCCTGGACCGCTTTTCCTATGTCACCTTCGATGTGGTCGGCACGCTGATCGACTTCGAGGGTGCGATCACCGGCGCGCTGGCGACGATCGCGGCCGATGCCGGCATGACCGTCGATGGCGAGGAGGCGCTGGCCATCTACCGCGCTGCCCGCTATCAGCCGGACGCGCTGCGCTTCCCGGACGACCTGGGCCGCTGCTACGGTCGGATCGCGGCGGCGACCGGCCTGCCCGACACGCCGGAAAACCGCCGGTTCATGATCGACGCCGTGGGCGAGGCGCAGCCCTTTGCCGACAGCGTCGAGGCGATGGCCCGGCTGAAGGCGCGCTACAAGCTGATCGCCATGACCAATGCCCGCCGCTGGGCCTTCGAGAAATACGAGGAAAAGCTGGGCAATCCCTTCTGGGCCAGCTTCACCACCGACGATACCGGCACCGAAAAGCCCGATTCGGCCTTTTTCCAGCAGGTCTTCGACTTCGTTGGCAAGAATGGCGGGACCAAGGACGACATCCTGCATACCGCGCAAAGCCAGCACCACGATATCGGCATCTCGCGCGCCTTGGGCATGACGAATGCCTGGATCCAGCGCCGCCATGCCCAGAAAGGCTATGGCGGGACCATCGAACCCGCGGAATTCACCGAACCCGACTACCACTTCCACGCACTGATCGACCTGGCCGAGGCCGCCGACAAGGCCTTCGACAACTGA
- a CDS encoding ABC transporter substrate-binding protein, with protein sequence MKDLKPNNWTGRDDAMVEAAIRRGASRRDLLKMLMASGVALSAGGSLLLRAGQAVAQTPVTGGHLKAAGWSASTADTLDPAKASLSTDYTRCCAFYNRLTFLEEGSEVKMELAESIETTDGKTWQIRLKPDVTFHDGKTLTASDVVWSLKRHQDPAVGSKAAAIAGQMAEITAVDDRTVSIVLAAANADLPTILSLHHFMILAEGTSDFSKANGTGAFLCETFEPGVRSIGTRNPNYFKGTGPYLDSFEYFAISDNNARVNAVLSGDIHLAAAINPRSMRMIEGQDHVVSAISTAGNYTNLNIRLDMAPGDKADFIKGMKYLMNRDAIVNGVLRGLGEVANDQPVSAMDRYHNPNLKPREFDPERAKALFEKAGVLGQAIPIVTSDAANSAIDYAMVVQQAGAQAGMPFKIERVPSDGYWSNYWLKAPIHFGNINPRPTPDILFSLLYASDAPWNESHYKSEKFDAMLVEARGLLDEEKRKAIYWEMQEMIAAEAGTIIPAYISNVDAHSSKMKGMRPNPLGGQMGYAFAEYVWLEG encoded by the coding sequence ATGAAAGACCTCAAGCCGAACAACTGGACGGGCCGCGACGACGCGATGGTCGAGGCCGCAATCCGCCGCGGCGCCTCGCGCCGGGATCTGCTCAAGATGCTGATGGCGTCGGGCGTGGCGCTGTCCGCGGGCGGGTCGCTGCTGCTGCGCGCCGGTCAGGCCGTCGCGCAAACCCCGGTCACGGGCGGGCACCTGAAGGCAGCGGGCTGGTCGGCCTCGACCGCCGACACGCTGGACCCGGCCAAGGCGTCCCTGTCCACCGACTATACCCGCTGCTGCGCCTTCTATAACCGCCTCACCTTCCTCGAGGAGGGCAGCGAGGTGAAGATGGAACTGGCCGAGTCCATCGAGACGACGGACGGCAAGACCTGGCAGATCAGGCTGAAGCCCGACGTGACCTTCCACGATGGCAAGACCTTGACGGCGTCGGACGTGGTCTGGTCGCTCAAGCGCCATCAGGATCCGGCCGTGGGGTCCAAGGCCGCCGCCATTGCCGGACAGATGGCCGAGATCACCGCCGTCGACGACCGCACCGTCAGCATCGTGCTGGCGGCGGCCAATGCCGACCTGCCCACGATCCTGTCGCTGCACCATTTCATGATCCTGGCCGAAGGCACCAGCGATTTCAGCAAGGCCAACGGCACCGGCGCCTTCCTCTGCGAAACCTTCGAACCCGGCGTGCGCTCCATCGGCACGCGCAACCCGAACTATTTCAAGGGCACCGGGCCCTATCTGGACAGCTTCGAATATTTTGCCATCTCGGACAACAATGCCCGCGTCAACGCCGTGCTGTCGGGCGACATCCACCTGGCCGCCGCGATCAACCCGCGGTCCATGCGCATGATCGAGGGGCAGGACCATGTCGTCAGCGCGATCTCGACCGCTGGCAACTATACCAACCTCAACATCCGCCTGGACATGGCGCCGGGCGACAAGGCCGATTTCATCAAGGGCATGAAATACCTGATGAACCGCGACGCCATCGTGAACGGCGTGCTGCGCGGATTGGGCGAGGTCGCCAACGACCAGCCCGTCTCGGCCATGGACCGCTATCACAACCCGAACCTGAAGCCGCGCGAATTTGACCCCGAGCGCGCCAAGGCGCTGTTCGAAAAGGCCGGTGTGCTGGGCCAGGCGATCCCCATCGTCACCTCGGACGCGGCGAATTCGGCCATCGACTATGCCATGGTCGTCCAGCAGGCCGGCGCCCAGGCCGGCATGCCCTTCAAGATCGAGCGCGTGCCGTCCGACGGATACTGGTCGAACTACTGGCTGAAGGCACCGATCCATTTCGGCAACATCAACCCGCGGCCGACGCCGGACATCCTGTTCTCGCTGCTCTACGCCTCCGACGCGCCCTGGAACGAAAGCCACTACAAGTCCGAGAAGTTCGACGCCATGCTGGTCGAGGCGCGCGGCTTGCTGGACGAGGAAAAGCGCAAGGCGATCTATTGGGAGATGCAGGAAATGATCGCGGCCGAGGCAGGCACCATCATTCCTGCCTATATTTCCAACGTCGATGCGCATTCGTCGAAGATGAAGGGCATGCGCCCCAATCCCCTCGGCGGCCAGATGGGCTATGCCTTCGCCGAATATGTCTGGCTGGAGGGCTGA
- a CDS encoding ABC transporter permease, whose product MLRSATTWILVGQRLGIALITLLIVSFAVFFATELLPGDVAEVLLGQAATPEAVAGLRTAMGLDEPAIWRFLSWLGGLATGDLGMSYANKMAVADLLSGRLMNTLRLAGIVTLVCVPVALTLGIAAAMWRGSWLDRLVSVLTISVISVPEFMVATLAVLVFAVWLDWLPALSFGVNVTSIGDMLRAYAMPVISLSFVVSAQMIRMTRAAVIETINTPYVEMALLKGASRTRMVLRHALPNALGPIANAVALSLSYLVGGVIIVETVFNYPGVAKLMVDAVSTRDLPLIQSCAMIFCISYLLLITLADMIAILSNPRLRR is encoded by the coding sequence ATGCTGCGTTCCGCAACCACCTGGATCCTGGTCGGCCAGCGCCTGGGCATTGCGCTCATCACGCTGCTGATCGTGTCCTTCGCGGTCTTCTTCGCGACCGAACTGCTGCCCGGCGACGTGGCCGAGGTGCTGCTGGGTCAGGCCGCAACCCCCGAGGCCGTGGCCGGGCTGCGCACCGCCATGGGCCTGGACGAGCCGGCGATCTGGCGCTTCCTGTCCTGGCTGGGCGGGCTTGCCACGGGTGATCTGGGGATGTCCTATGCCAACAAGATGGCCGTGGCCGACCTTCTGTCGGGGCGGTTGATGAACACGCTGCGCCTGGCGGGCATCGTCACGCTGGTCTGCGTGCCCGTCGCGCTGACCCTGGGCATCGCCGCCGCCATGTGGCGCGGATCCTGGCTGGACCGCCTGGTCTCGGTGCTGACCATTTCCGTCATCTCGGTGCCCGAATTCATGGTGGCGACGCTGGCGGTGCTGGTCTTCGCCGTCTGGCTGGACTGGCTGCCCGCGCTGTCCTTCGGGGTCAATGTGACCAGCATCGGCGACATGCTGCGCGCCTATGCGATGCCCGTCATCTCGCTGTCCTTCGTCGTCTCGGCCCAGATGATCCGCATGACGCGGGCCGCGGTGATCGAGACGATCAACACCCCCTATGTGGAGATGGCGTTGCTGAAGGGCGCGTCGCGCACGCGAATGGTGCTGCGCCATGCCCTGCCCAACGCGCTTGGCCCCATTGCCAACGCGGTGGCGCTGTCCCTGTCCTATCTGGTCGGCGGCGTGATCATCGTCGAGACCGTCTTCAACTATCCCGGTGTCGCCAAGCTGATGGTCGACGCGGTGTCCACCCGGGACCTGCCCCTGATCCAGAGCTGCGCGATGATCTTCTGCATCAGCTATCTGCTGCTGATCACGCTGGCCGATATGATCGCCATTCTCTCCAACCCGAGGTTGCGCCGTTGA
- a CDS encoding ABC transporter permease has translation MSLALRLPTPARLGYSFNWMGRIGLAVILFWAVIAIIGPWIAPYPPGDMVDFDYFGPMSSQFWMGSDYLGRDILSRIIMGTRYTVGIALAAVILACAGGVLLGMIAAVVGGWFDMLLSRFLDAFNGIPHLLFGLVVVAAVGSSIPILIVTLAAMYLPGSYRFARALAVNVNTMDFVTVARARGEGFGHIILREIFPNILGPVLADLGLRFVFIVLVLSGLSFLGLGVQPPNADWGALVRENIEGLSLGAPAVIFPSIAIASLTISVNMFIDNLPTRIRDRSE, from the coding sequence ATGTCCCTTGCTTTGCGCCTTCCGACCCCGGCCCGGCTGGGATATTCCTTCAACTGGATGGGCCGCATCGGTCTGGCCGTGATCCTGTTCTGGGCGGTGATCGCCATCATCGGCCCCTGGATCGCGCCCTATCCCCCCGGCGACATGGTCGATTTCGACTATTTCGGCCCGATGAGCAGCCAGTTCTGGATGGGCAGCGACTATCTGGGCCGCGACATCCTGTCCCGGATCATCATGGGCACGCGCTATACCGTCGGCATCGCGCTGGCCGCGGTGATCCTGGCCTGCGCGGGCGGCGTGCTGCTGGGCATGATCGCGGCCGTGGTCGGCGGCTGGTTCGACATGCTGCTGTCGCGCTTTCTGGACGCCTTCAACGGCATTCCGCACCTGCTGTTCGGCCTGGTCGTGGTGGCTGCCGTCGGATCGTCGATCCCGATCCTGATCGTGACGCTGGCGGCCATGTACCTGCCGGGCTCCTATCGCTTTGCCCGCGCGCTGGCGGTCAACGTCAATACCATGGATTTCGTCACCGTGGCCCGCGCCCGGGGCGAGGGCTTCGGCCATATCATCCTGCGCGAGATCTTTCCCAACATCCTGGGCCCCGTCCTGGCCGATCTGGGCCTGCGCTTCGTCTTCATCGTGCTGGTGCTGTCGGGCCTGTCCTTCCTGGGCCTTGGCGTGCAGCCGCCCAATGCCGACTGGGGCGCCCTGGTGCGCGAGAATATCGAGGGCCTCAGCCTCGGGGCGCCGGCGGTGATCTTTCCCTCGATCGCCATCGCCTCGCTGACCATCTCGGTCAACATGTTCATCGACAACCTGCCCACCCGCATCCGCGACAGGAGCGAATGA
- a CDS encoding ABC transporter ATP-binding protein: MMDQPLVSVRDLKIGARTDSGREVEIIKGVSFDIAPGEIVALIGESGSGKTTIALSLMGHARPGCAIQGGTIRVGRRDVTAMPERQRAAMRGTEVSYVPQSAAAAFNPAKRIMDQVVEITAIHQLMPREQAEAKARQLFRALALPDPDTIGSRYPHQVSGGQLQRLSAAMALIGDPALVIFDEPTTALDVTTQIEVLRAFKSVMDKGAMAGVYVSHDLAVVAQIADRIIVLKNGVVQEEGATEQILHAPKHPYTRQLLDAFEPVPHVPVARPDAAEPILAVQNLCAGYGAMRDGVPAAKILQDVSFRLERGRNLGVIGESGSGKSTLARAIAGILPAYRGNLLLDGKELAPALQQRSKDELRRVQIVFQLADTALNPAQSIETILARPLTFYHGMTGAARNARVIELLDMVRLPGHLRHRLPSELSGGQKQRVNLARALAAEPELILCDEITSALDTVVAAAILDLLKELQRELNLSYMFISHDLSTVEAICDEVLVMLKGRVVEALPAARMSTEAAHPYSRLLIGSIPQLDTGWLKGLEQDPALMAQFAGR, translated from the coding sequence ATGATGGATCAGCCGCTTGTTTCCGTGCGCGACCTGAAGATCGGCGCCAGGACCGACTCGGGCCGCGAGGTCGAGATCATCAAGGGCGTCAGCTTCGACATCGCCCCGGGCGAGATCGTGGCCCTGATCGGCGAAAGCGGGTCGGGCAAGACCACCATCGCCCTGTCGCTGATGGGCCATGCGCGGCCCGGCTGCGCCATCCAGGGCGGCACCATCCGCGTGGGCCGCCGCGACGTGACGGCGATGCCCGAACGCCAGCGCGCCGCCATGCGCGGGACCGAGGTGTCCTATGTTCCGCAATCGGCGGCGGCGGCCTTCAACCCGGCCAAGCGCATCATGGACCAGGTGGTCGAGATCACCGCCATCCACCAGCTGATGCCGCGCGAGCAGGCCGAGGCCAAGGCGCGGCAGCTGTTCCGCGCCCTGGCGCTGCCCGATCCCGACACCATCGGCAGCCGCTATCCGCACCAGGTCTCGGGCGGGCAGTTGCAGCGCCTGTCGGCGGCCATGGCGCTGATCGGCGATCCGGCGCTGGTGATCTTCGACGAACCGACGACCGCGCTGGACGTGACCACCCAGATCGAGGTGCTGCGCGCCTTCAAGTCGGTCATGGACAAGGGCGCCATGGCGGGGGTCTATGTCAGCCACGACCTGGCCGTGGTCGCCCAGATCGCCGACCGCATCATCGTGCTGAAAAACGGCGTGGTGCAGGAGGAAGGCGCGACCGAGCAGATCCTGCACGCGCCGAAGCACCCCTATACCCGCCAGCTGCTGGATGCCTTCGAGCCGGTGCCGCATGTTCCCGTGGCCCGGCCCGACGCGGCCGAGCCGATCCTTGCGGTGCAGAATCTCTGCGCGGGCTATGGCGCGATGCGTGATGGCGTGCCGGCGGCGAAGATCCTGCAGGATGTCAGCTTCCGGCTGGAACGCGGCCGCAACCTGGGCGTGATCGGCGAATCCGGGTCGGGCAAGTCGACGCTCGCCCGCGCCATTGCCGGCATTCTGCCCGCCTATCGCGGCAACCTGCTGCTGGACGGCAAGGAACTGGCGCCCGCGCTGCAACAGCGCAGCAAGGACGAATTGCGCCGCGTCCAGATCGTCTTCCAGCTGGCCGATACCGCGCTGAACCCCGCGCAGTCGATCGAGACGATCCTGGCCCGGCCCCTGACCTTCTATCACGGCATGACCGGGGCCGCGCGCAATGCCCGGGTGATCGAGCTTCTGGACATGGTGCGCCTGCCCGGCCACCTGCGCCACCGCCTGCCCTCGGAATTGTCGGGCGGGCAGAAACAGCGCGTGAACCTGGCCCGCGCCCTGGCCGCCGAGCCCGAGCTGATCCTGTGCGACGAGATCACCTCGGCCCTGGACACCGTCGTCGCGGCGGCCATCCTGGACCTGCTGAAGGAACTGCAGCGCGAGCTGAACCTGTCCTACATGTTCATCAGCCACGACCTGTCCACGGTCGAGGCGATCTGCGACGAGGTTCTGGTGATGCTGAAGGGCCGCGTGGTCGAGGCGCTGCCCGCCGCGCGCATGTCGACCGAGGCCGCGCATCCCTATTCGCGGCTGCTGATCGGGTCGATCCCGCAGCTGGATACCGGCTGGCTGAAGGGGCTGGAGCAGGATCCCGCCCTGATGGCGCAGTTCGCGGGACGGTAG
- a CDS encoding Lrp/AsnC family transcriptional regulator — translation MTPPLKLDRIDVKILAELQKNGRITNVELADLVALSPSPCLMRVKKLQQAGYITGYSAQINVAKLGETLTVFTEFTLKNHRPPDFARFQEALEKIDSCIECHLVSGGYDYLAKFVTSGIVDYQNIIESLIDRDVGVDKYFSFVVIKTPFVKTQIPLTRLFAERS, via the coding sequence ATGACACCGCCGCTGAAACTGGACCGCATCGACGTGAAGATCCTGGCCGAGCTGCAGAAGAACGGCCGCATCACCAATGTCGAGCTGGCCGATCTGGTCGCGCTGTCCCCCTCGCCCTGCCTGATGCGGGTCAAGAAGCTGCAGCAGGCCGGATACATCACCGGCTATAGCGCCCAGATCAACGTGGCGAAGCTGGGCGAGACGCTGACCGTCTTTACCGAGTTCACCCTGAAGAACCACCGCCCGCCGGACTTCGCGCGCTTCCAGGAGGCGCTGGAAAAGATCGACAGCTGCATCGAATGCCACCTGGTGTCGGGCGGATACGACTATCTGGCGAAATTCGTGACCTCGGGGATCGTGGACTACCAGAACATCATCGAATCGCTGATCGACCGCGACGTGGGCGTGGACAAGTATTTCAGCTTCGTCGTGATCAAGACGCCCTTCGTCAAGACGCAGATCCCGCTGACCAGGCTATTCGCGGAACGGTCCTGA